From the genome of Winogradskyella forsetii, one region includes:
- a CDS encoding glycoside hydrolase family 2 TIM barrel-domain containing protein: MPHTIHKILSLCLLMGVALSFHSYSQSKVINSGWQFSEDQSNWQTVNIPHTWNKTDAFDDLRGYRRGLGYYQKQVFIPLEESDKIHYLKFNAVNQEATILVNGIKVGSHKGGYTAFNFNITEFVKYNAYNLIEVTVDNSHNVDIPPLDADFTFYGGIYRDVELITLSKQHFSLDDFASEGFYINYPYVSKGAGKIEVTGIINNSDVSDAKLKLIISLIDHEDYLLIDRTEKFEIKSKSSESIVSSTLKIVHPKLWSPESPYLYKLKLVLQDNEGNILDSKTSNVGFRWASVDPEKGFFLNGKPIKLIGVNRHQDYKGFGNAVPMALQKEDIHLIKDMGANVVRFAHYPHSRALYDLCDELGILVWTEIPVINLVTDSKAYFDVSLAMQKEHIKQYYNHPSVVMFGYMNEIFIRLAFNNKLTAADKENLKVESVKLATQLENLTRRLAPHHITVMACHLNEVYNETGIADLPMLLGWNLYFGWYDRQIEDLGPFLDEQHRRFPNRVLFLSEYGPGADVRIFTDNPKKFDFSTDYQAKLHQSYYKQITDRPFMAGMTAWNFADFGSEFRGDAIPHVNQKGLVQYDRTPKDVYYWYKSVLDDTEPFVYIATAYLNGLTLFQNETYPIQIYSNQKEASVILNGKTLKTVQFENGVATIEVPFEHGKNKINVVSGDIDIQNEIDINRIQSLDFNDFERFGINIGAHFYFYDEERNITFVPDQPYKLNWFGHINGEAFGMTKDKNQGIPHNIKNSTSEPLFQTMLEACSTYKVDIPNGRYKVDLFFVEPQIRANENIYNLKETKANADQKQRVFDVSVNDVIVEKQFNIANSYPEKYGVTLSTTIEVADNKGLSIVLNPIEGKPVISGVLIEKMK, translated from the coding sequence ATGCCACATACCATTCATAAGATATTATCCCTTTGCTTATTAATGGGTGTGGCTTTATCGTTCCATTCCTATTCACAGTCTAAAGTTATTAATTCAGGTTGGCAATTCTCTGAGGATCAATCCAACTGGCAAACTGTAAACATTCCGCATACTTGGAACAAGACTGATGCCTTTGATGATCTACGCGGTTATAGACGAGGCTTGGGTTATTACCAAAAACAAGTATTTATTCCGCTAGAGGAAAGTGATAAAATCCATTATTTAAAATTTAATGCCGTAAACCAAGAAGCCACCATTTTAGTCAATGGAATTAAAGTTGGTAGCCACAAAGGCGGTTATACCGCTTTCAATTTCAATATTACTGAATTTGTAAAATACAATGCTTATAATCTTATTGAGGTGACTGTCGATAATTCTCACAATGTCGATATTCCGCCGTTAGATGCAGATTTCACATTCTATGGAGGCATTTATCGCGATGTGGAATTAATCACGCTTTCAAAACAACATTTTAGTTTAGATGATTTTGCGTCGGAAGGTTTTTATATCAATTACCCTTACGTTTCTAAAGGTGCTGGAAAAATTGAAGTAACAGGAATAATTAATAATTCAGATGTATCTGATGCTAAATTAAAACTAATCATAAGTCTTATTGATCACGAAGATTATTTATTAATAGATAGAACTGAAAAGTTTGAAATAAAGTCTAAATCTTCCGAAAGCATTGTAAGTAGTACTTTGAAAATAGTGCATCCAAAGCTTTGGTCACCAGAAAGTCCATATTTATATAAGCTCAAACTAGTTCTACAAGATAACGAAGGAAATATTTTAGATTCTAAAACTTCTAACGTAGGTTTTCGTTGGGCATCTGTAGATCCAGAGAAAGGCTTCTTTTTAAACGGAAAACCAATCAAGTTAATTGGCGTAAATCGTCATCAAGACTATAAAGGTTTTGGAAATGCAGTACCAATGGCGCTTCAAAAAGAGGATATTCATCTCATAAAAGATATGGGTGCAAATGTGGTACGATTTGCCCATTATCCGCATTCACGAGCACTTTATGATTTATGTGATGAACTTGGCATTTTAGTTTGGACAGAAATACCCGTCATTAACTTAGTGACAGACTCAAAAGCCTATTTTGATGTGAGTTTAGCCATGCAAAAAGAGCATATTAAGCAGTATTACAACCATCCATCGGTCGTGATGTTTGGTTACATGAATGAGATTTTTATCCGTTTGGCATTCAATAATAAATTAACAGCTGCAGATAAAGAAAACTTAAAAGTAGAATCCGTAAAATTAGCCACACAACTCGAAAATTTAACGCGTAGACTGGCACCACACCACATAACCGTTATGGCTTGCCACCTTAACGAGGTTTATAACGAAACAGGCATTGCAGATTTGCCAATGCTATTGGGTTGGAACTTGTATTTTGGTTGGTACGATAGACAGATTGAAGATTTAGGGCCTTTTTTAGATGAACAACATAGGCGTTTCCCAAATCGAGTCTTGTTTTTGTCAGAATATGGTCCTGGAGCAGACGTTAGGATTTTTACGGATAATCCTAAAAAGTTCGATTTTTCAACTGACTATCAGGCAAAACTCCACCAATCCTATTACAAGCAAATTACAGACAGACCATTCATGGCAGGCATGACCGCTTGGAATTTTGCCGATTTTGGGTCAGAGTTTCGTGGCGATGCCATTCCACATGTCAACCAAAAAGGTTTGGTACAATACGACAGAACACCCAAAGATGTTTACTACTGGTACAAATCGGTTTTAGATGATACTGAACCATTCGTGTACATAGCAACAGCGTATCTAAACGGACTCACATTGTTTCAAAATGAAACCTATCCTATCCAAATCTATTCCAACCAAAAGGAAGCTTCGGTCATATTGAATGGTAAAACTTTAAAAACCGTTCAGTTTGAAAATGGTGTTGCAACAATAGAGGTGCCTTTTGAGCATGGGAAAAATAAGATTAATGTTGTTTCTGGTGACATTGATATTCAAAACGAAATAGACATCAATAGAATACAAAGCTTAGATTTTAATGATTTCGAACGTTTTGGAATCAATATTGGCGCTCATTTCTATTTTTATGACGAAGAACGAAACATCACCTTCGTGCCAGACCAGCCTTATAAACTAAATTGGTTTGGACATATTAATGGTGAAGCTTTCGGTATGACAAAAGATAAAAATCAAGGCATTCCGCATAATATTAAAAATTCAACCTCAGAACCGCTTTTTCAAACAATGCTTGAGGCTTGCTCAACGTATAAAGTCGATATTCCAAACGGAAGGTATAAAGTGGATTTGTTTTTTGTTGAACCTCAAATAAGAGCCAATGAAAACATTTATAATTTAAAGGAAACCAAAGCTAATGCTGATCAGAAGCAACGTGTTTTTGATGTTTCCGTAAATGATGTAATAGTTGAAAAACAATTCAATATAGCAAATTCATATCCCGAAAAATATGGAGTTACGTTATCAACAACTATTGAAGTGGCTGATAATAAAGGTTTGAGTATAGTGTTAAATCCTATTGAAGGTAAGCCTGTAATTAGTGGTGTCTTAATAGAAAAAATGAAATAA
- a CDS encoding alpha/beta hydrolase — translation MKNKIFILFTFITFGISAQNMETFIYAIKGNDTLRMDVFTPKNIKKADTLPVLLWMHGGGFSGSHRAYPDDNELVKYVAKEQNYIGVSIDYRLLRKGTTTGFGCDCTKDEKLETFKQAAIDYMDAAKYMVEHAGKLQIDTTKIIAGGSSAGAEGILNAVFMREYFITNKETYKNVKFAGLFSCAGAVVDASYITEENAIPSVLFHGTKDQLVPFGNAPHHYCEPTRDGYIMLDGSEVIAEKLEDFDTSYYFNIVRGGRHEISRIPFEDLEKVFQFFEQTVISDEVIQTKIIKTKQP, via the coding sequence ATGAAAAACAAAATCTTCATATTATTTACTTTCATCACTTTCGGCATTTCCGCACAAAACATGGAAACTTTCATCTATGCCATTAAAGGAAACGACACACTTAGAATGGATGTGTTCACACCAAAAAATATTAAAAAAGCAGACACACTTCCCGTATTACTTTGGATGCATGGAGGCGGATTTTCAGGAAGTCATAGAGCGTATCCAGATGATAATGAATTGGTAAAATACGTAGCAAAAGAACAGAATTATATTGGCGTTTCTATTGATTATCGCTTATTAAGAAAAGGAACAACTACTGGTTTTGGCTGCGACTGCACCAAAGATGAAAAACTCGAAACCTTTAAACAAGCTGCAATTGATTATATGGACGCGGCAAAATACATGGTTGAACATGCCGGAAAACTTCAAATAGATACCACCAAAATTATAGCAGGCGGCAGTAGTGCAGGGGCAGAAGGCATTCTGAATGCGGTATTTATGCGAGAATATTTCATTACAAATAAAGAAACCTATAAAAATGTGAAATTTGCAGGCCTGTTTTCTTGCGCTGGAGCTGTAGTTGATGCAAGTTACATTACAGAAGAAAATGCAATTCCTTCCGTTTTATTCCATGGAACCAAAGATCAATTGGTGCCATTCGGCAATGCGCCGCATCACTATTGTGAACCAACAAGAGATGGTTATATTATGCTAGATGGTTCCGAAGTTATTGCAGAGAAACTCGAAGATTTTGACACCTCTTATTATTTTAATATTGTAAGAGGCGGACGGCACGAAATTTCACGAATCCCATTTGAAGATTTAGAAAAAGTGTTCCAGTTTTTTGAACAAACTGTTATTAGCGATGAAGTGATTCAAACTAAAATTATAAAAACCAAGCAACCATGA
- a CDS encoding sulfatase family protein, with protein MRYLILTLVVLFAFLSCKDNVEEKKEEVKPKPRPNIVYIMADDHAEQAISAYGHPISQLAPTPNIDRIANEGALFKNNFCTNSICGPSRAVVLTGKFSHVNGFRMNGDQFDGSQQTFPKLLQKAGYNTAVIGKWHLHGLPQGFDYWKILTDQGNYYNPDFISVNEETKVADTTRIEGYTTDIITQDGLAYLNSVKDSNKPFMLMLQHKAPHRNWMPALRHANKFDDVEFPLPGTYFTAHEGSLGSQNQQQTIYKDMYEGHDLKLTKKKGSPELAWNPWKTDFERMTPEQRTAWDEAYQAKNDAFHEANLSGKELAKYKGQRYLQEYLATIAAVDEGVGQVLDFLEKNGLAENTIVIYTTDQGFYLGEKGWFDKRYMYEESLAMPLVVKYPEVIKPGTVIDAMTQNLDFAETFLDYAQVEIPTDMQGKSLRPLLENSFEGDQFRDAVYYHYYDYPAFHMVKKHYGVRTERYKLMHFYDDIDTWELYDLEEDPKEINNQIDNPEYDEVEAKLRTKLAELQEKYEVTPTDFERAPEKRVERAYKQFEKLRGKTGTSYDPVTDTDTKL; from the coding sequence ATGAGATATCTAATACTGACATTAGTTGTGCTTTTTGCCTTTCTGTCCTGCAAAGATAATGTAGAAGAAAAGAAGGAGGAGGTAAAGCCAAAGCCACGTCCAAACATCGTGTATATCATGGCAGATGATCATGCCGAACAGGCAATAAGTGCTTACGGTCACCCAATAAGCCAACTGGCGCCAACACCAAATATTGATAGAATTGCCAATGAAGGCGCACTCTTTAAAAATAACTTTTGTACCAATTCTATTTGCGGACCAAGTAGAGCGGTAGTATTAACGGGTAAGTTCAGTCATGTCAATGGTTTTAGAATGAATGGCGACCAATTTGACGGCAGCCAACAAACATTTCCTAAGTTATTACAGAAAGCAGGCTACAATACAGCAGTCATCGGAAAATGGCACTTACATGGTCTGCCACAAGGGTTTGATTATTGGAAAATTCTAACGGATCAAGGCAATTATTATAATCCAGATTTTATCTCTGTGAACGAAGAAACAAAAGTAGCCGACACCACTCGAATCGAAGGTTATACCACAGATATAATTACTCAAGATGGTTTGGCTTATCTCAACTCGGTAAAGGATAGTAATAAGCCATTTATGCTGATGTTGCAACACAAGGCTCCACACAGAAACTGGATGCCAGCCTTAAGACATGCCAATAAATTTGACGATGTTGAATTTCCACTACCTGGTACTTATTTTACTGCTCACGAAGGCTCATTAGGTTCCCAAAACCAACAACAAACAATTTATAAGGATATGTATGAAGGTCACGATCTAAAGTTGACCAAAAAGAAAGGTAGCCCTGAATTGGCATGGAATCCATGGAAAACAGATTTTGAACGTATGACGCCAGAGCAAAGAACGGCTTGGGATGAAGCGTATCAAGCTAAAAATGATGCCTTTCATGAGGCGAATCTTTCAGGGAAAGAGCTGGCAAAATATAAAGGACAACGTTATTTACAGGAATATTTGGCAACAATTGCTGCTGTTGATGAAGGTGTAGGACAGGTTTTGGATTTTCTTGAAAAGAATGGGTTAGCCGAAAATACTATTGTCATTTACACCACGGATCAAGGCTTTTATCTCGGTGAAAAGGGCTGGTTCGATAAACGTTATATGTATGAGGAATCTTTGGCCATGCCTTTGGTTGTAAAATATCCTGAGGTCATAAAACCAGGAACAGTCATTGATGCCATGACCCAGAACCTTGATTTTGCCGAAACATTTTTGGATTATGCGCAAGTTGAAATTCCAACGGATATGCAAGGAAAATCACTTCGACCGTTATTGGAAAATTCATTTGAAGGCGACCAATTTAGAGATGCAGTCTATTATCATTATTACGATTATCCGGCTTTTCACATGGTGAAAAAACATTATGGTGTACGAACAGAACGTTATAAATTAATGCACTTTTATGATGATATCGATACTTGGGAATTATATGATTTGGAAGAAGATCCAAAAGAAATCAATAACCAAATCGATAACCCTGAATACGATGAGGTTGAAGCTAAACTGAGAACAAAACTAGCTGAACTTCAAGAGAAATACGAAGTTACACCAACGGATTTTGAGCGTGCACCAGAAAAGCGTGTTGAGCGTGCGTATAAGCAATTTGAAAAGCTTCGTGGTAAAACAGGGACATCTTATGATCCAGTGACTGATACAGATACGAAATTATAA
- a CDS encoding family 43 glycosylhydrolase, producing the protein MKNLYILTLILLAFSCKNTTEKTEASSNLGDKTVSKHRDQNEAQTYINPLDIDYTYMLYNSSKNKSYRSGADPAVIEFKGEYYMFVTRSFGYWHSKDLVNWKFIKPQQWFFEGSNAPTAFNYKDSLVYFAGDPAGYGSILYTDDPKKGKWTPTASISSNIQDSELFIDDDGKTYLYWGSSNVHPLRVKMLNKDDRFLETGERKELFNLVEAEHGWERFGENNFHPTLKEGYMEGASMTKHNGKYYLQYAAPGTQFNVYADGVYIGETPLGPFEYMKNNPMSFKPGGFTNGAGHGITVKQTNGQYWHFATMALASNAQWERRLCMFPTYFDDEGLMYTNTAYGDYPRFGPSHPTKAGHHNGWMLLSYKGDVTVSSSLKQVMKFTSNDDEVEEKELPVETTAEGQITSSVLTDENPKTFWVAEANDDKQWMTIEMKNAGTIHALQLNFHDHESGIYTRVEGLRHRFTIEASDDGTNWQTVVDRSKSDIDAPNAYMVLDKPVKAKYVRYNNVEVPGENFAMSEIRVFGLGLDEKPAEVTGFEINREKDRRDASFSWNPVEGAQGYNIRWGIAKDKLYQSWQVYDTTNHFMRNLDRDTPYYFTIEAFNENGISEKSKILFIQ; encoded by the coding sequence ATGAAAAATTTATACATTCTAACATTAATTTTACTTGCATTTTCGTGTAAGAATACCACTGAAAAAACTGAGGCTAGTTCTAATTTAGGTGATAAAACAGTCTCGAAACATCGGGATCAAAACGAGGCGCAAACTTATATCAACCCATTGGATATAGACTACACTTACATGTTGTATAATTCAAGCAAAAACAAATCGTACCGTTCTGGGGCAGATCCGGCAGTGATTGAATTTAAAGGGGAATACTATATGTTTGTCACGCGTTCTTTTGGGTATTGGCATTCTAAGGACTTAGTGAATTGGAAATTCATCAAACCACAACAATGGTTTTTCGAAGGCAGCAATGCGCCGACAGCTTTCAACTATAAAGATTCGTTAGTGTATTTTGCTGGCGATCCAGCGGGTTATGGTAGTATACTTTACACGGACGATCCTAAAAAAGGCAAGTGGACACCCACAGCCTCTATTTCCAGTAATATTCAAGATTCAGAATTGTTTATTGATGATGATGGTAAGACCTATTTGTATTGGGGAAGTTCTAATGTGCATCCGCTTCGCGTGAAGATGCTTAATAAGGATGATCGATTTTTAGAAACTGGTGAGCGAAAAGAATTATTCAACCTTGTCGAAGCAGAACACGGTTGGGAACGTTTTGGAGAAAACAACTTTCATCCAACGCTAAAAGAAGGTTATATGGAAGGGGCTTCCATGACCAAACACAACGGAAAATATTATTTGCAGTATGCAGCGCCAGGCACACAATTTAATGTGTATGCTGATGGTGTTTATATAGGTGAAACGCCACTTGGTCCTTTTGAATACATGAAAAATAATCCCATGAGCTTTAAACCTGGCGGATTTACAAATGGTGCTGGACATGGTATAACAGTTAAGCAAACCAACGGTCAATATTGGCATTTTGCCACTATGGCGTTGGCGTCTAATGCACAATGGGAACGGCGTCTTTGTATGTTTCCGACGTATTTTGATGATGAAGGTTTAATGTATACGAATACAGCTTATGGTGATTATCCACGGTTTGGACCTAGCCATCCAACCAAAGCAGGGCATCACAACGGTTGGATGTTACTGTCTTACAAAGGTGATGTCACCGTATCGTCTTCTTTAAAACAAGTTATGAAATTCACTTCAAACGACGATGAGGTAGAAGAGAAAGAATTACCTGTTGAAACAACTGCTGAAGGACAAATCACTTCTTCAGTATTAACAGACGAAAACCCAAAAACCTTTTGGGTTGCGGAAGCTAATGACGATAAACAGTGGATGACTATCGAAATGAAAAACGCAGGAACTATTCATGCTTTACAACTAAATTTTCACGATCATGAATCTGGAATATACACACGTGTTGAAGGCTTAAGACATCGTTTTACGATTGAGGCTTCCGACGATGGCACCAACTGGCAAACGGTTGTTGATAGAAGTAAAAGTGATATTGATGCACCAAATGCTTACATGGTATTAGATAAGCCTGTCAAAGCGAAATATGTACGTTATAACAATGTAGAAGTGCCAGGTGAAAACTTCGCCATGTCCGAAATTAGAGTTTTTGGATTAGGCTTAGACGAAAAACCAGCAGAAGTAACAGGGTTTGAAATTAATAGAGAAAAAGATCGCAGAGATGCCTCATTTTCTTGGAATCCTGTTGAAGGCGCTCAAGGTTATAACATACGCTGGGGAATTGCAAAAGATAAGCTTTATCAATCGTGGCAAGTTTATGATACCACCAATCATTTTATGAGAAATCTAGATCGAGATACGCCTTATTATTTTACTATCGAAGCGTTTAATGAAAATGGAATTTCAGAAAAAAGTAAAATTTTATTTATTCAATAA
- a CDS encoding endonuclease/exonuclease/phosphatase family protein produces MKHIIVMVLAISSFGFAQDFSVMSYNIKLDYPKEGKNSWESRQEFLTNQIKFYEPDVLGVQEAMPNQMRAMDSLLVEYSFVGVGRDDGKDKGEYSAIFYKNKNLEVIQSGTFWLSDTPTEVSMGWDAVCNRICTYALFEDIDSKKKFWAFNTHFDHIGKEARKNSATLIIEKIKELNSENYPIVLTGDFNMEPDHESINYIKTELKDSKDIADLDFGPEGTFNGFHFDKPVTRRIDFAFVSENVEVSKYAVLSDNWDLRYPSDHMPVFIRIKI; encoded by the coding sequence ATGAAACATATAATAGTCATGGTTTTAGCCATTTCAAGTTTTGGGTTTGCCCAAGATTTTTCGGTAATGTCATATAATATCAAATTAGACTACCCAAAAGAAGGCAAAAACAGTTGGGAAAGTCGACAGGAATTTTTAACGAACCAAATTAAGTTTTATGAGCCAGATGTTTTAGGCGTGCAAGAAGCAATGCCAAACCAGATGCGAGCCATGGATAGTCTTTTGGTAGAATATAGTTTTGTTGGCGTTGGTCGTGATGATGGAAAGGATAAGGGCGAATATTCCGCAATTTTTTACAAAAACAAAAATTTAGAAGTCATACAGTCTGGTACATTTTGGCTATCTGATACGCCAACGGAAGTATCTATGGGTTGGGATGCCGTCTGCAATAGGATTTGCACATATGCATTGTTTGAAGATATAGATTCTAAGAAGAAGTTTTGGGCTTTTAATACGCATTTTGATCATATAGGCAAGGAAGCCCGAAAGAACAGTGCAACATTAATCATTGAAAAAATTAAGGAGCTCAATTCAGAGAATTATCCTATTGTATTAACGGGTGATTTTAATATGGAACCAGATCATGAGAGTATAAATTATATTAAAACTGAGTTGAAAGATTCAAAAGATATAGCAGACCTAGATTTTGGGCCAGAAGGTACCTTTAACGGATTTCATTTTGACAAACCTGTGACTAGACGTATTGATTTTGCCTTTGTCAGTGAAAATGTTGAAGTTTCTAAATATGCAGTTTTAAGCGATAATTGGGATTTGCGCTATCCTTCAGATCATATGCCTGTTTTCATTAGAATAAAAATTTAA
- a CDS encoding sugar porter family MFS transporter yields MKKGGFLLLIAAVSALGGLLFGYDTGVINGAQFYLTEYFDLSDGLKGWVVGSALLGCFVGAIIAGPLSIKIGRKWSLIISAIFFTVSAYGSGLPEIFPQSVTMLVIFRIIGGLGIGVASMNAPMYIAEIAPSNIRGRMVTYYQLAIVIGFFVVFLATYFIGNDLSVAENIEFGWRRMFWSELVPSILFLLLLFLVPKSPRWLALKGKDEDALSILKKINDDDIATVEMANIKESLNKSNDGIKVSYMSKGILAIIAIGTVLSVLQQFTGINAVLYYGADIFEKALGFGKEDVLAQQILLAFVNLVFTFVAMFTVDKFGRKPLLYIGSVGMIIGFLLLAITLQQNSVGVLSLIGVLVFIASFALSMGPVVWVLLSEMFPNKIRSVAMSVAVAAQWAANYVVSQSFPVVMGSEMNNSATWNGSLPYYIFIVFILVIVFVTYKFIPETKGKTLEEIEGFWK; encoded by the coding sequence ATGAAAAAAGGTGGTTTCTTATTATTAATTGCGGCAGTCTCAGCTTTAGGAGGCTTACTATTTGGTTACGATACAGGTGTTATCAATGGCGCACAGTTTTACCTTACCGAATATTTCGATTTAAGTGATGGGTTAAAAGGTTGGGTCGTAGGAAGCGCTCTTTTAGGGTGTTTTGTAGGTGCTATTATTGCTGGACCGTTGAGTATTAAGATAGGAAGAAAATGGTCTTTGATTATTTCGGCCATATTCTTTACGGTTTCTGCATATGGATCTGGTTTGCCAGAGATTTTTCCGCAATCGGTAACGATGTTAGTAATTTTTAGAATTATAGGTGGTTTAGGTATTGGTGTGGCATCGATGAATGCACCTATGTACATTGCTGAGATTGCACCATCAAATATTAGGGGACGGATGGTAACCTATTACCAACTGGCTATCGTTATCGGCTTTTTTGTGGTATTCCTAGCAACTTATTTTATTGGAAATGACTTAAGCGTAGCAGAAAACATAGAATTCGGCTGGCGTCGTATGTTTTGGTCAGAATTAGTGCCAAGTATTTTGTTTTTGCTGCTATTGTTCCTTGTTCCTAAAAGTCCGAGATGGTTGGCTTTAAAAGGAAAAGATGAAGACGCTTTGTCTATTTTGAAGAAAATTAATGATGACGACATAGCAACTGTAGAGATGGCAAATATTAAAGAATCTCTAAATAAATCCAATGATGGTATTAAGGTAAGTTACATGTCTAAAGGAATTTTGGCAATTATCGCTATTGGAACTGTGCTTTCAGTTTTACAACAATTCACAGGAATCAACGCTGTATTATATTATGGTGCGGATATTTTTGAAAAAGCCCTTGGTTTTGGTAAAGAAGATGTTTTGGCACAGCAAATATTATTGGCCTTTGTGAATTTGGTATTCACTTTTGTGGCGATGTTCACGGTCGATAAATTTGGTAGAAAGCCATTACTTTATATTGGATCTGTTGGAATGATTATTGGGTTTTTGCTTTTGGCCATAACGCTTCAACAAAATAGTGTTGGTGTTTTGTCTTTAATAGGTGTATTGGTTTTTATAGCATCATTTGCTTTATCTATGGGACCAGTAGTTTGGGTATTATTATCTGAAATGTTTCCAAATAAAATAAGAAGTGTGGCCATGTCAGTCGCAGTGGCAGCACAATGGGCAGCTAATTATGTAGTATCACAATCGTTTCCTGTAGTAATGGGCAGTGAAATGAACAATAGTGCTACTTGGAACGGATCCTTACCTTATTATATATTTATAGTTTTCATATTAGTTATTGTCTTTGTAACCTATAAGTTTATACCAGAGACAAAAGGGAAGACTTTAGAAGAGATTGAAGGCTTTTGGAAGTAA
- a CDS encoding GIY-YIG nuclease family protein — translation MHSLYIIYSKSLDKFYTGESASVELRLILHNNHHFKKAFTNAAIDWEIVLNYSCKTKNDAVYLERFVKRMKSKKFILKLVNDNDILTDILNKR, via the coding sequence ATGCATAGTCTTTATATAATATACTCAAAATCTCTTGACAAATTTTATACTGGCGAATCCGCATCCGTTGAGTTGAGACTTATACTGCATAATAATCACCATTTCAAAAAAGCCTTTACAAATGCTGCCATTGACTGGGAAATTGTTTTAAATTATAGCTGCAAAACAAAGAATGATGCCGTGTATCTCGAGCGATTTGTTAAACGCATGAAAAGCAAAAAATTTATTCTAAAACTAGTTAATGATAATGACATACTAACTGATATCCTCAATAAAAGATAG
- a CDS encoding GIY-YIG nuclease family protein has translation MHSLYIIHSKSLDKYYTGESESVELRLILHNNHHFKKAFTNAAIDWEIVLNYSCKTKNDAVYLERFVKRMKSKKFILKLVNDNDILTDILNKR, from the coding sequence ATGCATAGCCTTTACATAATACACTCAAAATCTCTTGACAAATATTATACTGGCGAATCCGAATCCGTTGAGTTGAGACTTATACTTCATAATAATCACCATTTCAAAAAAGCCTTTACAAATGCTGCCATTGACTGGGAAATTGTTTTAAATTATAGCTGCAAAACAAAGAATGATGCCGTGTATCTCGAGCGATTTGTTAAACGCATGAAAAGCAAAAAATTTATTCTAAAACTAGTTAATGATAATGACATATTAACTGATATCCTCAACAAAAGATAG
- a CDS encoding GIY-YIG nuclease family protein has translation MHSLYIIHSKSLDKYYTGESESVELRLILHNNHHFKKAFTNAAIDWEIVLNYSCKTKNDAVYLERFVKRMKSKKFILKLVNDNDILTDILNKR, from the coding sequence ATGCATAGCCTTTACATAATACACTCAAAATCTCTTGACAAATATTATACTGGCGAATCCGAATCCGTTGAGTTGAGACTTATACTTCATAATAATCACCATTTCAAAAAAGCCTTTACAAATGCTGCCATTGACTGGGAAATTGTTTTAAATTATAGCTGCAAAACAAAGAATGATGCCGTGTATCTTGAGCGATTTGTTAAACGCATGAAAAGCAAAAAATTTATTCTAAAACTAGTTAATGATAATGACATACTAACTGATATCCTCAATAAAAGATAG
- a CDS encoding GIY-YIG nuclease family protein has translation MHSLYIIHSKSLDKYYTGESESVELRLILHNNHHFKKAFTNAAIDWEIVLNYSCKTKNDAVYLERFVKRMKSKKFILKLVNDNDILTDILNKR, from the coding sequence ATGCATAGCCTTTACATAATACACTCAAAATCTCTTGACAAATATTATACTGGCGAATCCGAATCCGTTGAGTTGAGACTTATACTTCATAATAATCACCATTTCAAAAAAGCCTTTACAAATGCTGCCATTGACTGGGAAATTGTTTTAAATTATAGCTGCAAAACAAAGAATGATGCCGTGTATCTCGAGCGATTTGTTAAACGCATGAAAAGCAAAAAATTTATTCTAAAACTAGTTAATGATAATGACATACTAACTGATATCCTCAATAAAAGATAG
- a CDS encoding GIY-YIG nuclease family protein — MYDLFLGKDQIIYPTHTQLLRLIQFYTGESASVELRLILHNNHHFKKAFTNAAIDWEIVLNYSCKTKNDAVYLERFVKRMKSKKFILKLVNDNDILTDILNKR; from the coding sequence ATGTACGATCTTTTTTTGGGCAAAGATCAAATTATTTATCCAACTCACACACAACTTTTGAGATTGATCCAATTTTATACTGGCGAATCCGCATCCGTTGAGTTGAGACTTATACTGCATAATAATCACCATTTCAAAAAAGCCTTTACAAATGCTGCCATTGACTGGGAAATTGTTTTAAATTATAGCTGCAAAACAAAGAATGATGCCGTGTATCTTGAGCGATTTGTTAAACGCATGAAAAGCAAAAAATTTATTCTAAAACTAGTTAATGATAATGACATACTAACTGATATCCTCAATAAAAGATAG